The proteins below are encoded in one region of Phaseolus vulgaris cultivar G19833 chromosome 1, P. vulgaris v2.0, whole genome shotgun sequence:
- the LOC137815919 gene encoding uncharacterized protein — protein sequence MSEFKRPFAEGASVDRSPMFGGVNYAFWKIRMKIFMESIDMGIWDAVANGPFLPMQVVKEETVKKPWSEWSETERKKAQYDSLAKNIITSALNMDEFFRVSQCNSAKEMWEVLEVTHEGTDDVKRSRKHSLIQEYELFRMQPEESIADVQKRFTHIVNHLTDLGKVFDKEELNIKVLKCLDRS from the coding sequence atgtctgagtttaaaaggccttttgctgaaggtgcgtctgTTGATAGatctcctatgtttggtggtgtgaattatgctttctggaaaattagaatgaagatcttcatggaatctattgacatgggtatttgggatgcagtgGCAAATGGACCTTTtttacctatgcaggttgtcaaagaagaaactgtgaagaagccttggtctgaatggagtgaaactgaaaggaagaaggctcaatatgactccctagccaagaacatcatcacctctgcaTTGAATATGGATGAATTCTTTAGGGTGTCCCAATGCaactcagctaaggagatgtgggaagtacTGGAAGTAACCCATGAGGGCACAGATGATGTGAAACGTTCAAGGAAGCATTCACTCATTCAAGAATATGAGTTGTTTAGGATGCAACCAGAAGAGAgcattgcagatgtgcagaaacgttTTACACATATTGTGAATCATCTCACTGATCTTGGTaaggtctttgacaaggaagagctcaacataaaggtgctgaaatgccttgataggagctag